A genomic window from Ananas comosus cultivar F153 linkage group 22, ASM154086v1, whole genome shotgun sequence includes:
- the LOC109727060 gene encoding U-box domain-containing protein 33-like, protein MNFFRTITVLSPPPLSMDRSTTTASTRSTSTRPSDMSSGSGSSGLDDAETTLHSEEPSAAAPPTEREKVYVAAGKDVKEWKANLLWVLQNVPREKKIVILHVHRPAKTIPLMGGYFPADQLNDHEVATFRQIETQTMNKTMLKYQTMCARVKVRAEKLVIEMDDIVEGIVMLISQHQITELVMGAAADKQFTKEAVPNGYGLTGSQTPSSASITSHTEKLSSRTLPQGPVQLASFLSSPTHDTSIHGSRSTNFDSSVDPISLPLPGTRPGNPNGQSSIVINLWDGVPKKASHGSENSFHSVSDKVFNDMDSDLKFKGKSANGSPFHEVKGSKGDQQFSSLHHYMKDVGANNEIYKDFQSMLTETEKLRREAYQETLRHQIDERDLSDAPQSAKTFNNSYPKEMLPSREVPGMRGREATELEDVKRQRDEICEELQKEHEQRAQLELQIINSNRVIKDLQEKLSEAHCLLFSLEREQEELRQERDDALKEAERFRRRVKELGIIQCSTENFSEFSYAELEEAANNFDESLKIGEGGYGSVYKGVLRHTTVAIKLLNPQGMQGKSEFHKEMDVLSKVRHPNLVTLIGACPEAWALVYEFLPNGSLEDRLSCKNNTPPLTWQARTRIATEMCSALIFLHTHKPLTVIHGDLKPANILLDANFVSQLGDFGICRLLESNANTILFRCTHPMGTFVYMDPEFLASGELRPCSDVYSYGIILLRLLTGKPALGIINEVHDAVEKGRLSEILDASAGEWPFEQAEQLAELGLKCCEIKRKNRPDLAGEAWNILEPMMKAS, encoded by the exons ATGAACTTTTTCCGCACCATAACGGTGctatcgccgccgccgctgtcgaTGGATCGGAGCACGACGACGGCGTCGACGCGGAGCACGAGCACCCGACCCTCCGACAtgagcagcggcagcggcagcagcggccTCGACGATGCCGAGACCACCCTCCACAGCGAAGAGCcctccgcggcggcgccgccgacggAGAGGGAGAAGGTGTACGTGGCGGCGGGGAAGGACGTGAAGGAGTGGAAGGCGAATCTCTTATGGGTGCTCCAAAACGTACCCCGCGAGAAGAAGATCGTTATACTACACGTCCACCGCCCCGCGAAAACCATCCCTTTGA TGGGAGGTTATTTCCCCGCCGACCAACTAAACGACCACGAAGTCGCGACGTTCCGACAGATCGAGACTCAGACGATGAACAAAACTATGTTGAAGTACCAAACAATGTGCGCGCGCGTTAAG GTACGGGCCGAGAAACTGGTGATTGAGATGGATGATATTGTTGAAGGGATAGTAATGCTTATTTCTCAGCATCAGATCACTGAGCTTGTCATGGGAGCAGCAGCAGATAAGCAATTTACAAA GGAGGCTGTTCCTAACGGATACGGGTTAACGGGTTCGCAAACGCCGAGCTCAGCTTCGATAACTAGCCATACGGAGAAACTGAGCTCAAGAACATTACCTCAGGGGCCGGTTCAGTTGGCGAGCTTCCTCTCGAGCCCGACCCACGACACCTCCATTCACGGGTCACGATCCACGAATTTTGATTCGAGTGTGGATCCAATCTCCTTACCTTTACCCGGTACCAGGCCCGGTAATCCGAATGGTCAGAGTAGCATTGTGATTAATCTCTGGGATGGGGTCCCAAAAAAGGCTTCTCATGGTTCCGAAAATTCGTTCCATTCGGTGAGTGACAAAGTGTTCAATGACATGGATTCGGACCTGAAGTTTAAGGGAAAATCGGCAAATGGATCGCCGTTTCACGAAGTCAAAGGATCGAAAGGAGACCAACAATTCTCATCTCTGCACCATTACATG AAAGATGTTGGAGCAAATAATGAGATTTACAAGGACTTTCAGAGTATGCTGACGGAGACAGAAAAACTACGGCGCGAAGCTTATCAGGAGACTCTTAGGCACCAAATAGATGAAAGAGATTTAAGCGACGCACCGCAAAGT GCGAAAACATTCAACAATTCGTATCCGAAAGAGATGCTGCCGAGTAGAGAAGTCCCCGGAATGCGGGGAAGAGAAGCAACGGAACTGGAAGATGTTAAGCGGCAGAGAGATGAGATATGCGAAGAACTCCAAAAAGAACATGAGCAAAGGGCGCAATTGGAGCTCCAAATCATCAACAGCAATCGCGTTATCAAGGATCTTCAAGAGAAGTTATCGGAGGCGCATTGCCTACTCTTTTCactagagagagagcaggaggAGCTGCGGCAGGAGCGCGATGACGCGTTAAAAGAAGCTGAGCGATTTCGTCGGCGGGTGAAAGAGTTGGGAATCATCCAATGCTCGACCGAGAACTTCTCGGAGTTCTCCTATGCGGAGTTGGAGGAGGCGGCTAACAATTTCGATGAGTCGCTTAAGATTGGAGAAGGCGGGTATGGAAGCGTGTACAAGGGTGTTCTTCGCCACACCACGGTGGCTATAAAGCTGTTGAATCCTCAAGGAATGCAAGGGAAATCGGAGTTCCACAAAGAG ATGGATGTTTTGAGTAAAGTGAGGCATCCGAACCTCGTGACCCTAATCGGGGCGTGCCCAGAAGCCTGGGCCCTCGTGTACGAGTTCCTTCCCAACGGTAGCCTCGAAGACCGCCTCTCTTGCAAGAACAACACCCCGCCGCTAACATGGCAAGCACGAACACGAATCGCGACCGAGATGTGCTCCGCATTGATCTTCCTCCACACTCATAAGCCCCTTACCGTAATCCACGGTGACCTAAAGCCGGCCAACATTCTCCTCGATGCCAACTTTGTGAGCCAGCTCGGTGACTTCGGCATTTGCCGCCTATTAGAATCCAATGCCAACACCATCCTTTTCCGGTGCACCCATCCTATGGGCACTTTTGTATACATGGACCCTGAGTTTCTTGCCTCCGGAGAGCTAAGGCCGTGCTCCGATGTTTATTCCTACGGGATCATACTTTTGCGGCTTTTGACGGGGAAACCGGCCCTGGGGATTATTAACGAAGTGCATGACGCGGTAGAGAAAGGGCGGTTGAGTGAGATTCTGGATGCTTCTGCGGGAGAGTGGCCTTTCGAGCAGGCTGAGCAGTTGGCCGAATTGGGCCTGAAATGCTGCGAGATCAAGAGGAAGAACCGTCCGGATCTCGCTGGAGAGGCCTGGAACATTCTGGAACCTATGATGAAGGCTAGTTAA
- the LOC109727059 gene encoding U-box domain-containing protein 33-like, translating to MALLSCAVPVTLLQPEMERRFLCAGSERSVGSGRSSSSCGSGGGSVLREEAEEEEVSVRDGGGEEEEEEVYVAVGKEVKEGRANLMWVLRNISPSTKIVVVHVHRPAMKINILGAWFPVSQLQEQEVIAYRLIEKEKMNKNMEEFLDICASQKVKAEKIVIEENDIAKSIVELIAQHGIAKLVMGAAADKHYSRRMKSPKSKTAQTVQQQADPSCKILFVCKGNLICAREVGERSFRAESSTSSTSPWTSVSTRISEQFKSTSVEQGKCESSTMQEAFHARLRLANSTSSGEADQWNEESRRFQASNHQLISSEIEEHSNAGPSLINKDAGNKAGSTGLPSPYEYEEDLQASFPSDYSEDIEVDQESSEKLRDAFMELENLKREAHEESWQRQKAERDLVEASRKVKEAENLFMKEVRQNKEIEERLEREKGEFEEDKQQLSQIHDQLKKANEQRLALELQIRDSECMIEDFEGKLSEAYRTLGMLRDENRDRQRECNVRDVFQGEAEEPSSSSRDGVIANFAVFTYSELKQATNNFDESLKIGDGGRGSVYKGFLRSTTVAVKMLNSKGESEFNQEVEILSKVRHPNLAALVGACREARALVYEFVPDGNLEDRLRCARQSPPLAWQARMRIASEICAALIFLHSQKPKPIVHGNLKPENVLLDANHATKLADLLVVSSNTADGTVLPLRRGRGAAYVDPNYLATGTLTPQCDVYSFGVILLRLLTGRGAHRIAEAVREALDRGDQLIRAELGLRCCDLRRSRRPDLGKDVWRVLEPVMNVASLSARLSLSSLSSSRWSFRSDSDGNCSAPSYFLCPILQEIMKDPQIAADGFTYEGEAIRGWLQCRHDTSPVTNLKLTSSELIPNHALRSAIYEWLQKHR from the exons ATGGCTTTGCTAAGCTGCGCCGTGCCGGTTACGCTGCTTCAGCCGGAGATGGAGAGGAGATTCTTATGTGCGGGGAGCGAGCGGTCGGTGGGGAgcggccgcagcagcagcagctgcggcagcggcggcggaagTGTACTAAGGGAGGAAGCAGAAGAGGAAGAGGTATCGGTTCGAGACGGtgggggagaagaggaggaggaggaggtttaCGTCGCGGTCGGAAAGGAGGTGAAGGAGGGGAGGGCCAATCTAATGTGGGTGCTGCGGAATATCTCGCCGAGTACGAAAATCGTCGTCGTTCACGTCCATCGCCCTGCAATGAAGATCAACATAC TGGGAGCATGGTTTCCTGTTAGCCAGCTACAAGAACAGGAGGTGATCGCATACCGGCTTATAGAGAAGGAAaagatgaataaaaatatggaaGAATTTTTGGATATTTGCGCGAGTCAAAAG GTTAAAGCCGAAAAGATCGTAATCGAGGAGAATGATATTGCTAAAAGCATTGTGGAGCTCATTGCTCAACATGGGATTGCAAAGCTTGTCATGGGAGCAGCAGCTGATAAACATTATTCGAG GAGAATGAAGTCGCCGAAATCCAAGACAGCTCAAACTGTCCAGCAGCAAGCTGATCCCTCATGCAAGATATTGTTTGTTTGCAAAGGAAACCTAATTTGCGCAAG GGAAGTTGGCGAAAGATCATTTAGGGCGGAATCATCTACAAGCAGCACGAGTCCTTGGACCAGCGTATCGACGCGCATATCCGAACAATTCAAATCCACATCAGTAGAACAAGGAAAGTGTGAGTCTTCCACCATGCAAGAAGCATTCCATGCAAGGTTGAGATTGGCGAATTCGACCTCTAGTGGTGAAGCAGATCAGTGGAATGAGGAATCCAGGCGATTTCAAGCCTCGAATCATCAACTGATCAGTTCAGAAATTGAAGAGCATAGCAACGCCGGACCTTCATTGATAAATAAGGATGCAGGGAATAAAGCTGGATCGACCGGTTTGCCATCGCCATATGAGTATGAAGAGGATTTGCAAGCTTCATTTCCTTCTGATTATTCG GAAGATATTGAGGTAGATCAAGAATCAAGTGAAAAGCTAAGGGATGCATTCATGGAGTTGGAAAATTTAAAACGTGAAGCGCACGAAGAGTCGTGGCAGCGGCAAAAAGCTGAGAGAGACTTGGTCGAGGCTTCGCGCAAA GTCAAGGAAGCGGAAAATTTGTTCATGAAAGAGGTAAGACAAAATAAGGAAATAGAGGagagactagagagagagaaaggtgaaTTTGAAGAGGATAAGCAGCAGCTTAGTCAAATACATGATCAACTAAAGAAGGCAAATGAGCAAAGGTTAGCACTTGAACTCCAAATCCGAGATTCCGAATGCATGATCGAGGATTTCGAAGGGAAATTATCGGAGGCATACCGTACTCTCGGAATGCTGCGAGATGAGAATAGAGATCGACAGCGAGAATGCAATGTCAGAGACGTTTTTCAAGGTGAGGCTGAGGAGCCAAGTTCTAGCTCTCGCGACGGAGTCATCGCCAATTTCGCGGTGTTTACGTATTCGGAGCTGAAGCAGGCGACTAACAATTTTGACGAGTCGTTGAAGATCGGAGATGGCGGGCGTGGCAGCGTGTATAAGGGCTTTCTTCGCAGTACGACGGTGGCCGTAAAGATGTTAAATTCTAAAGGAGAATCTGAGTTTAATCAAGAG GTGGAAATTCTCAGCAAAGTTCGGCATCCGAACCTCGCGGCCCTCGTCGGAGCATGCCGCGAGGCCCGCGCTCTCGTGTACGAGTTCGTTCCCGACGGAAACCTCGAGGACCGCCTCCGGTGCGCCCGCCAGTCCCCGCCTCTCGCATGGCAGGCCCGCATGCGCATCGCGTCGGAGATTTGCGCTGCGCTGATCTTCCTCCACTCCCAGAAGCCTAAACCGATAGTCCACGGCAATCTCAAGCCCGAGAACGTCCTTCTCGACGCCAACCACGCAACGAAGCTCGCCGACTTGCTAGTTGTTTCGTCAAACACCGCCGATGGAACAGTACTACCACTCCGCCGCGGCCGCGGTGCAGCTTACGTCGACCCGAACTACCTCGCCACGGGGACGCTCACGCCGCAGTGCGACGTGTACTCCTTCGGGGTGATACTGCTGCGTTTGCTCACGGGGAGGGGCGCGCATCGGATCGCGGAGGCGGTGCGGGAGGCGTTGGATAGGGGGGATCAGCTCATACGGGCGGAGTTGGGTCTGAGATGCTGCGATCTGCGGCGGAGCAGACGGCCGGATCTCGGTAAGGATGTCTGGAGGGTGCTGGAGCCCGTAATGAATGTGGCCTCGTTGTCCGCGCGGTTGTCGTTATCATCGTTGTCGTCGTCACGCTGGTCGTTCAGGTCGGATTCCGACGGGAACTGCAGTGCGCCGTCTTATTTTCTCTGCCCCATACTTCAG GAGATCATGAAGGATCCACAAATTGCAGCGGATGGGTTCACGTACGAGGGGGAGGCTATAAGAGGGTGGCTTCAGTGTCGGCACGATACGTCCCCCGTGACCAACCTCAAGCTCACCAGCTCCGAGCTCATTCCCAACCACGCCCTTCGCTCCGCAATCTATGAATGGTTGCAGAAACACCGCTAA
- the LOC109727332 gene encoding U-box domain-containing protein 33-like, whose protein sequence is MAGPKKVVALVLVHVHCPPKMISIMGCRFPASKLKEQEVTAHRKLEMSSIYKTMNAYLNICSSKKVRAEKVVIERDDVGEGLVEIVADRGITKLVMGAASEKQYSRKMKMPKSKKALNVQRHARPSCAIWFVCKGNLICTREAGKQGFGMMQPPIAGQRSGFSRLEDQLFVALPLVRHKSLTWTPKPMQDIWKERKSSLTSDSNGETKAVTLLHEVSNVSTPSSWSSAEDSISDRWDDISSSNGLKSSSEYVQRKEDDHQVVCPPHQLEKDLTNHKLYEKLRSALEEAEKLKREVYEETCRRQRAERDLYEAMQKVKASDVLHIKEMKQKKEMEEKLTREMVEAEKLRKQRDEALDELQNEHENKIALEHQNIHLELRIEELLLQRDDAVREAEELRKQKREQTATTQGTVNVVEFSYSELQLATNDFDNSLKIGEGGYGTVYKGFLHHTAVAIKILNPPTLHSQFYEEVNVLNKVRHPNLVTLIGVCMEFPALVYEFMPNGSLEDRLICTNNTKPLTWQHRVRIMSEICSTLIFLHSSNLNVVHGDLKPANILLDANYVAKIGDSGISRLSDQCNEKTTLYNKTHPKGTFAYVDPEYIITGNLTPQSDVYSFGLVILRLLTGRSAFGLARDVGEAMGKGSLQAILDRSAGDWPFLQAENLAQVSLRCCEIKRKNRPNLASEVSKVLEAMMKSASLGLASLSFRSVSEDGRGIPSYFICPILQEIMRDPVIAADGFTYEGEAILGWLESGHLTSPMTNLKLRHSELIPNHALRSAIQEWLQQQE, encoded by the exons ATGGCGGGGCCAAAAAAGGTCGtcgccctcgtcctcgtccaTGTCCATTGCCCCCCGAAGATGATATCCATCA TGGGTTGCAGGTTCCCTGCAAGCAAACTCAAAGAGCAGGAGGTGACTGCACACCGAAAGCTGGAGATGTCGTCCATTTATAAAACTATGAATGCATACCTTAATATATGCTCAAGTAAAAAG GTGCGAGCTGAGAAAGTAGTTATCGAGAGAGATGATGTTGGGGAAGGACTTGTAGAGATTGTTGCAGATCGTGGGATTACGAAGCTCGTCATGGGAGCAGCGTCAGAGAAGCAATATTCAAG AAAAATGAAGATGCCCAAGTCAAAGAAAGCGCTCAATGTACAAAGGCATGCTCGTCCATCATGTGCGATCTGGTTTGTTTGCAAAGGGAATTTGATATGCACCAG GGAAGCTGGCAAACAAGGTTTTGGAATGATGCAGCCACCTATAGCGGGCCAAAGATCCGGATTTAGCAGATTAGAAGACCAATTATTTGTAGCCTTGCCTCTAGTGCGGCACAAATCATTGACATGGACTCCAAAACCCATGCAGGACAtttggaaagaaagaaaaagctcTCTCACTTCAGATTCTAATGGAGAGACGAAAGCCGTAACATTACTCCATGAAGTGTCCAATGTGTCAACTCCAAGTAGTTGGTCAAGTGCAGAGGATAGCATTTCCGACCGCTGGGATGATATTTCGAGTTCTAACGGGCTGAAGAGCTCATCGGAATACgtgcaaagaaaagaagatgatCATCAAGTTGTGTGTCCACCTCATCAATTG GAAAAGGATCTGACAAACCATAAATTGTATGAAAAACTACGAAGTGCACTTGAAGAGGCAGAAAAATTAAAGCGCGAGGTTTATGAAGAGACATGCCGACGCCAAAGAGCTGAAAGAGATTTATATGAGGCTATGCAGAAA GTCAAAGCATCAGATGTTCTGCACATCAAGGAGatgaaacaaaagaaagaaatggaAGAAAAACTAACAAGAGAAATGGTGGAAGCAGAAAAACTCAGAAAACAGAGAGATGAAGCCCTTGATGAACTCCAAAACGAACACGAGAATAAAATCGCATTGGAACACCAAAACATTCATTTAGAGCTTCGTATCGAGGAATTGCTGCTGCAACGAGATGATGCAGTTAGAGAAGCAGAAGAGTTGCGTAAACAAAAGAGGGAGCAAACTGCAACTACTCAAGGAACTGTGAATGTTGTGGAGTTCTCGTACTCGGAGCTTCAGCTGGCGACAAATGACTTTGACAACTCCCTGAAGATTGGCGAAGGTGGATATGGAACGGTATACAAGGGTTTTCTCCATCACACTGCTGTAGCTATAAAGATATTAAACCCTCCAACATTGCATTCGCAGTTTTATGAAGAG GTTAATGTTCTCAACAAAGTGAGACATCCAAACCTTGTAACCCTCATCGGAGTATGTATGGAATTTCCTGCTCTAGTTTACGAGTTCATGCCTAATGGAAGCTTAGAAGACCGACTAATCTGCACGAATAACACAAAGCCTCTTACTTGGCAGCATCGAGTCCGAATTATGTCTGAGATCTGCTCTACCCTGATTTTTCTCCATTCTTCTAATTTAAATGTAGTTCATGGTGATTTAAAACCTGCAAACATTCTTCTTGATGCAAACTATGTGGCGAAAATCGGTGATTCTGGTATTTCTCGGTTGAGCGACCAATGCAATGAGAAAACAACCCTCTACAATAAAACCCACCCTAAGGGCACTTTCGCCTATGTGGATCCTGAGTACATTATTACAGGGAATCTCACACCGCAATCTGATGTCTATTCTTTCGGGCTCGTAATATTGCGCCTGTTAACGGGCAGATCAGCTTTTGGGCTAGCCAGAGATGTTGGAGAGGCTATGGGAAAAGGTTCTTTGCAAGCAATATTGGATCGATCGGCGGGAGATTGGCCCTTTTTGCAGGCTGAAAATTTGGCACAGGTTAGTTTGCGGTGCTGCGAGATTAAAAGAAAGAACCGGCCTAATCTTGCAAGCGAGGTTTCGAAGGTGCTTGAGGCTATGATGAAGTCTGCTTCTTTGGGGTTGGCCTCCTTGTCTTTTCGATCAGTTTCTGAAGATGGTCGCGGGATTCCATCCTACTTTATTTGTCCAATATTGCAG GAGATCATGAGGGATCCGGTCATCGCAGCGGACGGTTTCACCTACGAAGGCGAGGCCATTCTGGGATGGCTCGAGAGCGGCCACTTGACATCGCCGATGACCAACCTTAAGCTTCGGCACTCCGAGCTTATCCCAAATCACGCACTGCGGTCCGCAATCCAAGAATGGCTACAGCAGcaagaatga
- the LOC109727136 gene encoding U-box domain-containing protein 33-like has protein sequence MYSRRDGSSRDTEEAIYVTLGKEFKKDSTNLSWVLVNFPTARIVFLHVHWPSKWMPFMGGKVSHKLANEQEQELHRRNERNEMLKLMCRYKRICTRRKVKLEYVNDENVLRGIINLVKTFRVKRLVTASRSMSKQAELLECCQIWLVRDGNHISTSGAIREDTETKVENEESQELSIPALEPLTNESEAYAANESEAYATPSSDLDDEIPSDQDEIHTLTDRSLCHSDVSQKTETTVRENESPSESNTTTDESGGEMFSEEAPDRPVKHKSFRNDAAEVQLLWAEVKQLKREVKKLKIRLKNESSIASKGKAVFSEQKLKGVGDNPNPPIPEHVTEFSHSELKRATNNFNRRNIIGEGGYGPVYRGKLRGAVVAIKMLNPKSKQGHPEFQQEVHVLGMIKNPYIIKLMGVCSKSCSLVYEYLPSGTLKQQLVRALSWQDRVRILGEQRSALICLHTNKPYAIIHADLKPQNILLDENNISRLGDFGTARAILNDPSNQETICRKTNPMGTTGYMDPIFLMTGELTPQSDVYSYGVVTLQLLTGLLELNIAEQVEEGLRRGVARQILDGSAGDWPAVQAEKLLRLALRCCSLERKQRPSLESKEWRTLDILRAMAGKSRKLESTSIKKGAI, from the exons ATGTATTCGAGAAGAGATGGATCGTCTCGAGATACAGAGGAGGCGATTTACGTCACGCTCGGGAAGGAATTTAAGAAAGACAGTACCAACCTCTCGTGGGTCTTGGTGAACTTCCCGACGGCTCGAATCGTCTTTCTCCATGTTCATTGGCCTTCGAAGTGGATGCCCTTCA TGGGCGGTAAAGTTTCACACAAGTTAGCAAATGAACAAGAGCAGGAATTGCACAGAAGAAATGAGAGGAACGAAATGCTCAAATTGATGTGTCGGTACAAACGCATCTGTACGAGAAGAAAG GTGAAGTTAGAGTACGTAAATGATGAAAATGTTCTAAGAGGTATTATAAATCTTGTGAAAACATTTCGAGTAAAGAGATTGGTTACAGCTTCAAG ATCCATGTCGAAGCAAGCTGAACTGCTCGAATGCTGCCAGATATGGCTGGTCCGCGATGGAAATCACATCTCCACCAG CGGAGCTATTCGAGAAGATACTGAGACAAAAGTTGAGAATGAAGAAAGTCAAGAATTGTCTATACCTGCACTGGAGCCATTAACCAATGAATCTGAAGCATACGCAGCGAATGAATCTGAAGCATACGCAACGCCGTCGAGTGATCTG GATGATGAAATACCGAGTGATCAAGATGAGATTCACACTCTCACAGACAGAAGTTTATGTCACTCGGACGTGAGTCAGAAAACTGAGACCACAGTTCGCGAAAACGAATCGCCATCG GAAAGCAACACCACAACTGATGAGAGTGGAGGCGAGATGTTTTCTGAAGAAGCTCCAGATCGCCCGGTTAAGCATAAGAGCTTCAGGAATGATGCAGCTGAAGTCCAATTACTATGG GCAGAGGTTAAACAGCTTAAAAGAGAGGTCAAGAAGTTAAAGATCCGTCTAAAGAACGAAAGTAGTATAGCAAGCAAAGGAAAGGCCGTGTTCTCAGAGCAGAAGTTAAAAGGTGTTGGAGACAACCCAAATCCACCAATTCCAGAACATGTCACAGAATTCTCCCACTCAGAACTTAAGCGAGCAACCAACAATTTCAACCGAAGAAACATAATTGGCGAAGGAGGTTACGGCCCGGTCTACAGAGGCAAACTGCGTGGCGCCGTGGTTGCGATAAAGATGCTAAATCCGAAGAGCAAACAAGGCCATCCCGAGTTCCAGCAAGAG GTTCATGTGCTAGGCATGATCAAGAACccatatataattaaactaatGGGAGTGTGCTCAAAGTCATGTTCTCTTGTCTACGAATACCTCCCCAGTGGCACACTGAAGCAACAGCTTGTTCGCGCGCTATCCTGGCAAGACCGTGTCCGTATACTCGGCGAGCAACGCTCCGCCCTCATTTGCCTCCACACAAACAAGCCATACGCTATAATCCATGCCGATCTTAAGCCTCAGAATATACTTCTCGATGAGAACAATATAAGCCGCCTCGGAGACTTTGGCACTGCTAGAGCGATACTCAACGACCCGTCGAACCAAGAAACTATCTGTCGAAAGACGAACCCGATGGGGACTACGGGGTACATGGACCCTATATTCTTGATGACGGGAGAGTTAACACCTCAGTCCGATGTGTATTCATATGGTGTCGTAACTTTACAGCTTCTGACAGGGCTTCTGGAATTGAATATAGCTGAGCAGGTGGAGGAGGGGCTTAGGAGGGGGGTCGCGAGGCAGATTCTCGACGGTTCTGCTGGAGACTGGCCAGCAGTGCAGGCTGAGAAGCTGCTGAGGTTGGCCTTGAGGTGCTGCAGCCTCGAAAGGAAGCAAAGGCCGAGCCTCGAATCAAAGGAATGGAGAACACTCGATATATTACGGGCTATGGCAG GGAAATCAAGAAAACTCGAAAGCACGAGCATCAAAAAGGGTGCGATTTGA